The nucleotide window TTTCATGGAAATTACCTCTTCATGATGACGAATTTTATCTTCCACATTACTCTGAGAAAGCAAGCCTTCCAAAATCTTGGCAAGTAGTGGAGTATAGTTTGGGTACTCAGACTGCCAAAGGACCCATGATTATTAGGTCACAATGTATTGAAATAATTCTATAACCTTTAAATGTAATTGACTGCCAACAGCAAAGGAGGCTGAGTTCCAAATGCCTGAAACCCATATAATCAAGGCACATGTTGAGGCTTGAAAGTTTGCAAGATTGCTCATGGTGCAATTGTCCTCGTTTCAATGCAAAACAAATAGGACAAGTAAAGCAAGACTCTTCAATTTGGGAAACCTCGACCACCTTTATGAAATTTTCCCAAGTTAAATGCGCATTTAAATCCAACATGATACTGCAATTCCAGCATATGGGACAAAATTTAAACATGTATTCTAGAAAATTTACTGGATTCTGAATTACTCCAGAAGATGATTTGACCTAAACAGTTGAGTTTTGGAGAGAGACAAAAAAGAGCTCTTTGATAACGTGAAATGATGCTTCTtcaaaatgtcaaaaaatagCTTATAAAGGACAATAGTATATTAGTCTTTAAATTTAGTAATATCCAACCTTAAGAGATGCGGATAACTTTTTCCATTCTGAGCGTTCGTCATCAGTGTCTTGTTTTAGGCTTGAAAAAACTCTAATCTTTGCATCTCGAACCTGAGGTATACATGTAGTTAAAAGGTCTAAACTCAAAGATGATAATCAAAACCTCAGTGTTCAACAGCGTATGAAGGACAGATAAACaagaattaaaaaggtaacagaAAAATCAAAGGATTCAAGCAAAATGATCCCAGAGGCATGTGCCTGTTTGATGATGCAAAGCAATTCAATCATTGCCAATTTTACAGCAACCAAATGAGGTGATaagaccatttttttatttctaatgcAAGAATTGATGACAATTATTAAATTACTTGAAAATGCACTTAGAACATCTTGCTTCAAGATGGCACAAGTACCTCCTCTTCTAAACGCTCAGACACAGTTTTTGAGTTAGTTGAAGAACTTTTCCCCTTGTCCTCATCAACCTGTCAAAGCAACATTAGCAAAATGATAAGCCCGGCCTTGGATTTAGTTTACAATGAAAACAATGGTAGGCAACTTCTTTAGATCCTCATAAATTGACTTATAAGGGgccaaaaaacaagaaaataaacctTATTTGGTGGCACAACATAAGTGATTCGGTAAGATGCAGGGTTCTTTTGTGGACTTCTCCCCCCTTCCTCGCCAGCAAATGATAGTTTTCCATATGAGATTGATCCCAGCAGTATAGATCCTTGTGGAGCATTCTGCAGAAATTGAGAAATTCCAATTTATATTGTTCTTTTACCACAGGAGTCGGGAGCAGGGATAATACCTTAGGGAGCTTGTCTTTCACTGGTGGGCCCAAGTAAATGGCTTCTTTCTTCCTACAAAATAACTTTGAAGTTATAAAATGCACAATGAAACAGAAAATAACACAAGGTTAGTGGACCATGGAAAAAATCATTCAAGACAAAACATACCCTGGAACTAAAACTGAGGACTTAAAAGCACCATTTCCCATCACAGGACCATCTGGTTCGGAGAAAAAGTTCAATTGAATGACTTCCTGGATTAAAAAGACCAGATCTCAGTCAGTTGATTAGCAACATAATTCGCAGAATCAAGTTcctgaataaaaaagaaagaaaaaggagagtgCTTGCACAAGGAGAACCGATATTCTATCAAGCAAAAGGAGAGCTGCAGTCAAATCTATTTCTAGTCAAATAGTGCCAATAAAGATGCGACTTGAGCACAAAAATGCTTCaggaaaaaaactttaaaaaaaaccacaaattgTATAATGCCCATATGTACGTTCAAAAGTGTGGCACCTGTTGAATTCAACTAAAATCTCAagatatgttaaaataaaagatacattACCTTGCCATCCAAGTTTCTCTCAATAAACAATACCAACTGCTTCATCTTTTCCAAATATTGCACATTGTCATGCCTGAAACACAATCAGTATCATTACAGAGGTTAAGCTGGGTTTTAAGCATTTACTTCTAAATGAAGTTTGAAATTATCAAATGTTCATAATAgtggctaagaaaaaaaatgaggtttTTCCTACACTGAATTTATAGTCTGGTACAAACAAGTACAGGTTAAAAATTGGTTGtatgaattttaataaaaatttggaCTGACTGCCTCGGCAATTGGGCCAGACCTTAGATATAGCCGTAAATTGTATTCACCCTTAGGAAGTTTTGCAGCTTTAGGATAGGTATCACCCATAGCATATACACGCTGTAATCAAAAgggggaaaaataaaataagaaaacaagaatCAGCTCTGCATATTCAAagcaacaaggaaaaaaaagtatcaCCCGTGGCTGGTAAATTGAATGATATGAAGCAGTACTAGCGTGTGGAATAGAGTAGCATTTTTCAGTGTATAGCTAATAATTGTAATACTAAATTTACTACCAGGAAATACTAGTTGTATACTATGAGTTAACTATTCCAGTCCTTAAGCAAtgatcaacatattttttaaatctcatcTGCTAAGACAATATAAATTGTTCACGTACCTTGTTGGTGTCAGAAATCATATAAAATTGTGATTCAAATTTTGTATCATAAATGCGATTATTAAGCAATGGAACTTGAGGCTTCACTGCAGCTCCATCTTCCAATTTAAACTTGTAACTGccaaacaacaaaaacacaagAGTAGATGATGACAAGAGTCGAAATTCATTGAGTATGTGTAAGTAGAACTGTAACATACATTAACGTCAGGGCCAGTGTCTGTTTTCCAGAGGGTAGTTTGTCGCGACTCTCTGTAAGAGTGCTAAGTTTAGCATCAACGGGTCGATATGGAACTCTTATCTGTAAGATGAACATGAAGAATTGCAGCATTAAATAGCAAACAACCACACCAAAAGaaaagttttatatttatttaaatggaaACAAAATGAACAATTCCAACCCACATCATCTAGAAAACCGAAGCTATATTTCACCTTATTCAGAATAGCAGCAGGGGCGAGTTTCTCAGATGACAACAGAGCTTCAGCATCAATTCTTACAGGGGCTTCACTTCCATCAAGAATGATTTCCTCTTTATTGATGGCAATCCCATGAAACACAATCTAACCattataagataaataatattatttagcaAGTGTagaataacaaaatatatgCTTAAGTTTTACTTTTCTGATTGTTAACCAAATCAATGGACTCGCAGAACATATCAGCTTTATTTTCTACATCACAAGATGAAATTTTACTGTTTATAAGATTATAAAACAACACAATCAAAGGTTACACTAAATGGTGGTTCATAATCCATAGACTATTCATAAccataccccccccccccaaaaaaaaaaaaaaacaaaaaaaaggaaaaaaagatagGCAGTTAATAAAAATGCAGAAAATTTGGAAATGGCTTGTTACCTCAAAGTCTACAATAGTGGTTTCATGACTTCCTATCCCACTTGACCAAAACTGAGCAACAGCTAATTCCATTGTCTGACCACCCACAACAGGAAATGCAAAACTTTTGGCAGTAGGAGAAGAAAATGTTACAACACTCTCCCACTTCAAAGGTCTTTGTAAGGGACAAATCTGCACATTGACATCACATTATAGGAGGTCTAGGCAACATAATATAACATTCTCACTGCATGCATACCTGAACAGTGTCAACAAAAAATCGTCGAGTAGTATCAAACCCTGATGTTCGCATAGTTGCCTCAACCCAAGTAGCACCAAGCGGCACTTCAATATATCTCCTTTCTATGTGCCCTGTTCAAGCAATATGTTCatgatagaaagaaaaatgatttatgtGCTGCTATAAAAGCTAGCTCAGACATCAAGGCAGTGTATCCTAACTCTTGATGcccaaaatcataatttcatatCACAGGATAGGATAGGACAAAAGTGACCTGGCAGAAATGACATTCCAGAAAATGAGACAACTGGAGGCTGATTCTTCACTTCCATAGGCTTTGTTATGGTGACTGGGATCCTGAAAATGGGACCACGCCATGGTGCTCTGCAATCAACCCCGTATACTTCGTAGTAATGTAAACCATCACTTAACTTGGTAGGATCAACCACTATGCtgaaaagaaaggagaaggaaaCATACATTAGTAAAATGAGGTACCTCTCAACATCTAAAATAAGATCCTGCTAGTgcagaaaaaaaccaacagatgCTTCGAAGCTAAAACTTCCAAGTTAGACTAATAACCGAAAAAGGGTACGAGACAAAAGAAGCTTGGGAAACCTCCAAGTTAGACTAATAACAGAAAAAAGAGTAAGAGGGGCATAAGAAGCTTGGGAAAACAATATATAGCTCTCTTAGCAAGATGTGCATGAACAAGTATCTGTTTGATGCAGTTGTGAGCATTATCATGATTTCTGCCAAACGATATCCACCATGCAAGTTAAAGGGTAGAACCAGTTTATGTCAGATTATAGAGCCTCAAAATGCAACCAGAAGAgtttaaaattgaaagataaaggaATGAAATGATTAGGAAGTCAAATAGGCAAAacaatttgtaaaaaataaccacaatctGAAAACATTCAAGAATTCTTCAGTAAGGAGAAGATGGAGCAGAGTGATGCTAACTTACTTGAAGCTGCGTCCATTGTTAGTGAGAAGGAGATACTCAGGAGCCCTCACAACAGTCTTTTCAGTAGAGTGTAACTCAATACATTCCTCGAAGCAAACCAATTCTTCCAAATTACTTGCATCTTCATGAAACTTTGGTTGGACTTGCACTGTCCACTgtcaaaaatattactttagtAGTTATAAAAGTGAAAGACACGATGGAACTGGAAAATCCTGTTGTCAGAAGACACACTCTTTCCTATCAATGTCCTGGATGAGATAGATAAACATGGAGGAATTCTTGTGTGATATAAGTAATCTAACattataatatttcatattacTCATCATGTGAACAATTATATAGCATTTTAAATCTACAAAATAGCAGTTAAGACAATGCTTTATGACACTgcattataaaaatgaaaagtcaTGCAACCCTGCAGCGACCAAAATAGTAAGATGAGAAGACATTGGAAAACATTGGCatcaacaaaagaaacaaacatcTACAAAAAAACAACAGTGACAAATGACTGCTTATAGTATGCAAATCAGGCTAGATAGTAACCATCAAAGAGAAACTGCCACCACATAGCAATTGAGTAAACTGATTTCCAATCAACATTTCCCAACAAAATAAGGTTTTCAGGCAgagaaatttcaagaaaataagagCAGAGTTTGGATTGCTAATCAAACTGATCACTAGGTGCAAAGTCATGCTCTTTGTCAGCCAAGGTATGTCCCATGACGCATAAGCAATTCCTTAACAAGAACTACCTGTGCTTTAATGTCTAACGACTGTAGAATAAGAGCCTAGTAAATCCAAAGCAAAGAGATTAACTTTAGTGTCGACTGTAGAATAAGAGCCTAGTAAATCCAAAGCAAAGAGATTAACTTTAGTGTCCACACAACATGCCAGCATCATtagatttcaagaaaataagagCAGAGTTTGGATTGCTAATCAAACTGATCACTAGGTGCAAAGTCATGCTCTTTGTCAGCCAAGGTATGTCCCATGACGCATAAGCAATTCCTTAACAAGAACTACCTGTGCTTTAATGTCTAACGACTGTAGAATAAGAGCCTAGTAAATCCAAAGCAAAGAGATTAACTTTAGTGTCCACACAACATGCCAGCATCATTAGATTTCAAGTAAAATCAAAAGCGATCGAAGAAAACacagaacccaaaaacaaaacaaaaaccaactgACATCCTTTCATGATTGAGAACACAGATAAGACAACTCAGTCACAAGAAAGAACAATGGCTGGGGCAGTAACAACTGATAATAACTACATGATTGGTTTAAGCTGAAAACAACCAGAACATTAACAAATGCCTACAAATACAATTCCAGGAATTCAGCAAGCTCAAACACAATGATCTCATGTATGTATGCATATTTTTCTCAAgacaaaaacaatcaatatcAAGTATAATAATGCCCCCACCTCTGTAGGTTGCTTGCAAGCACTTGCATCCCTGAGGTAGATTCCTCGTGAAGTAGGAGCTGCAGCCAAAATTCATCATAAATAGAGTTACAGTTTCATTGCACACATAATCCAAAATCAACTAGAATTCAATCCCAACACATGCAGAAGAAACTTGGTCACTAGTGAACAATAGCTGAAACttccttgaaatttttaaaaagcctCTAAATACTCATGGAATCAGTTCTAGGCAAGGCAGGATTATCTCCAAATGTCTTGCAAAATCCCCTGATAGCTAACAAATCACCATATCCTCAACCTTTTGAGGAGTATCATGAGTGGCATGACAATTACATTGAAATAACTATACAATAGTTCACAAATATCACTTTTTTGCAAGTTTTCAAAGTCACATGATGATCAGACTGAATAAGTCAGGTGTTTGCATGTTGTGTGGAGTTGGCAGACATCACTGGTACTTACTTGTTTTTCCAGATTGATTGACCTTTATTTCATACCAAACACATGGAATATTCCGGGACTGCCTTATATATTCATGTGCCCTGTCATGCAACAAATAGTTAAGACAGACCACAGCTGACAATtgtaaaggaaaaaaggaaTAGGAAGAAAACCTTACCTGTCAACTTGCATAAGCCCCTGTCCTGTGGATAGCTTATCAGCTGGCGATTCACCTACAGGAACAGATGTATTCTCAAGGGCCTTCCTTACACTGTATGGACTTACAGGAATACCCTCAGCCTGCACAAATGAAGTTCCCAATAGAAGATTTAATTTAGCACCGACAATGTAGATCCAGCCATGCAACAAGGACAGAAAGAGGGTAAGAAGAAATAGAATGATAAACAAGAACCTTCATTGCACTGATAAGTAATGCAATTCCACCACAAGCAGATGGAGAGGCCATTGATGTTCCATTCATCAGCATGCGTTTTTGAAGAGTCCAGGTAGGGACAGGAGCAACAGCCCCTCCAGGAGCACTTATACTTACTCCAAGATCTCCATCAGAAGTTGGTCCTCGACTTGACCTACATCCCATTTCAATGAATTACAAAGTATTCACATGCAAACAAAAACTTAAGGCTAGAGTCAGGCAAAAGTAAATTAATATACCAAGTGTATTCAAGTCCCTCAGCAGGAGGGTCAACAACACAATGAGCACCTGCAGCCATTGCAGGGGAGACATATGCACCAACCCCTATAATGCTTGAACTTGTACCACCAGGAGCACCAACAGTACTTAATGCTGGACCACTGTTGCCAGCACTGCTTACAAATATAAGACGGTGCTTGTTCACCACCTAATTAAAGAAACAGTAACCCGTAGCATATAAGAACATGAAAGAATAAATACAGGAAGAAGATCAACAATTATCAAAGCTGAAATTGCAAGGTTTCGATTTAATACCTCATTAACAAGGTCAACGAAGCGGCCATAATCTGGTAGTAATGTAGGTTCCCCATAACTCATGTTGATGAGATCACATTTATGCTGCGAAAAAAAAGTCCATTTAGTCAAGGCACACAAACATAATAATACCCCCCCCCCAGGGACTCTTTTGGGGCACCCCTGGGACTCTTTGGGGCAAGGGAACTTGAGCTGGCAATCTCCTCTTGCAAAGAGAGGTTCAGCTAGCATTTTGGTCAtgacaagaaaaggaaataaattataCTCACCTCCACAGCAGCTATTAGGGCCCGTGTCAAGCCAGTGCCTGTCTCCATTGAACCTAAACGTGTGTCGCCAATTTTGCAAGATATCAACTGTGCCCCAGGTGCAACTCCATTCAATAATGACTCCTGATATAGATGAAAATGACAGACATCAAGTCATTTCTAAAAGAAGGAAAGCGAAAAGGAAAGCAATAGGGACTTAAACAGCAATACCTTTGGGTGGAAGGCTGTAGCAATACCCGCAACATGGGTTCCATGAGGAGAGCTATCCGTTACAATGCTTAAGATGTTCCCATCACTGTAAACATTAAGAACAAATGTACAGGCATCTAACTTGCTGAACACACCATACTTCCTTTCAATCCTGAGAGAGCATTTACCATGGAACTAGTTAGGTATCCAGATCATATAAAAGATCTAACAACTCAATTATTTCATTACTCCTTCCAAGGTTAACAATTGCTAAAACTAACAAAGTTTTCAGGATCTGAGCAGCGCTGTTTGTTTAAAATTCCTCAAAAGCTTGAGAATGCAACCATTGACAGGTCAGAAACcaagtttttttatcaaaaccgAAAGAGGTAACGCATGTAAGGGTAACATCAAAGTGTCCATTACAATGTGTGTGTGCACATTTGCAAATGCAGGAGGAGTAAAGCTTGCATTCtctaattcttttaaaacacgTAGATGAGAAACTTAAGCGAACTAAAGCATGCTGTGTAAAAGTAAACTCCTAACAGCTTATAGTTCAACAAGGATGCCTTTCCCTCTACACTACAAATGATGAACAAAGTTATGATAAAATCAATTGTAAACATATGAAGTATAATCCACATAGCATAATCTTCAAAAGATCTGATCTGGATATACAAAGTCTGGAAAGATGAAAAGCATCTTCTGGCagataaatataatgaaattcTTACCATACCATACCTATAATTTGTAAGGGGTACAAAGTTAGCTAGCTTTCCACAATCTGAGTCATCCTCAAGACTCTGTGTGTCAAGAGCAGCCCTCCACAACTCTCCATCATGCCATACAACAGCATCTATAATAGGCCCCTTTTCATCATAAACCTAAAACACAGAAAAGAGATTTGCATTTcaggaaaacaaaataagtttcGGAAGAGGAATGGATTAAAAGAATCAGGCACTCACATCAGCCTGTTTCCGTAGTAAATCAATTCTGTTTTGAAGGTCTTCACGAACCCTTTTCAAGTCTGCGTCCTCTGGATTGGAGTGTTTCTGGAGATAAGCATATCTTGAGAGAATTATGCAAGAATACAGTTAACATCAACGCCTCAGCAAGAAACAGTCCACTACATGTCAAGTGCTGATTTTagtttcattttaattcattGGATACAACAAATGTGGCCCTCcagggaaactttttttttttttttttttttgaagggtAAGTTTGCACGTGGAAACCAGAAAAAGTATACTGTTTAATACACGTCTGAAATATGAATGAAATAACATATACAGTTTTTTATGACTAAAACACATGCAACAGATAAATGCAGAAGCAAATGTTCATACAACCTGGTTGAATTCATCCAGATGCTTTACAGCCTTGGCAATTTCTTCTTGGTTTTTCTCATCccacttcttttttctctctttctgtcAGAAAAAAGGTAGAAAGGATAGATTTTTCTTATCAGTGAGATTAATGAATGCTTGAGATCTTTTTTTTACGTTGCAAATTATATTGCTTTACCTTCAAACGGGAAGTCAACGTGCCAGTAAGTAgctcaaataaaaacttataaccCACGTGCCATTCACCAGAAGGATTCTTCCATGAAGAATTGACAATCAAAGAAGCCcctatttcaacaaaaaaaaaaaaaacagcacagGATTGAAAAGGCTACTGCAAATCTTAGCATATACAATGATTAACAGCGTCAAAAGGTTTGACACGCACAAAGAAATAAGTAAATCGTTTGTGATTCTAGCAAATGAATGAACAGCCAAACCAGACCTAAAGCTCCTTGTATGCAACCATCTGCATCAGCCTTCACCACTTTTGAAGTATCAATATCTCCACTCCCGGTGCttcataaaacacaaaaaaaatctcaaacatcAATATTACTACCAACGAAATAGCAACATTAAGATTACCGGTCCAGTAAAAAACCACCAattgtttcaaatttttaaacCCACCAATCAATAACATCAAGTACTTTAGGCTTCCCATCTGATGTCACTTCTAATCCAGAAGCAGCCGGGTCAACTCCAGAATCTAAACCATGAATTCAACCAATCCTTACAAACTACAAAGTCATGATCTTTATATCCCACAGGCACAAAGCCAGAATaagaaaaaagggtttttttctgtcaatcaattcttaataataatgacaaaaggcaattatttttttattactataagcaaaaagaaaagaagggttcTTTCTATATTGAAGTATACCAAAGATAGCAATGATGGTACCACGGCCATCATATTGAGGGTGAGCTTCAATGAAGCGATCAGCACCAATCTCTTTCTTAGGCATCAAAGAAGCCAAAAAAGTTGATTCATTCAGCTTGAAATTCCTCAGAGACCCGTtctcatcaccaccaccataaCCACCAGATGTTTTAGCAATTGAATCGCAAGGCATCCCTTTGAAAAAAACACCACTTCTACTAATATTACTTTTGCTAGTGTTAAAGTAGTGACTCCTCCTCCTGCTTTGAAAGAGCTTTCTGTTGGGTTTGTTTATAAGTAGATAAGATGGAGAGTGTAAAAAGAATGGGGTTTTGTTGGCCCAATTGATGGGTGTCTTATATAATGGGCTAATTTGCATGGTTAGATAAAAtataggggtttttttttaactttttagttAGTGTTTTAAAAGGGTATTTTGGGAATTTTGGGGGCGGCTACAGTAATGGTGGTGGAAGGAGGAGGGGGGAACGGCGGGGAGGTGATAGAGTGCCACCTGCTGAGTGGTGAAGTGATAGGATGTTGGTATATGGGTGGACTTTTGTGTTGGGTTAGGATGTGGATTGGGTGGCAGAATGTTTGGATGTGGTTGAAATTACTATGTTTGTCCTTGCATGTaattgtaatgacttgtaagtCACAAAACTCACTAGGTGGGTCCAAGagggaatttttatttttattttttatctttttaatgtttttaaattaaattgaattcaaattgctTTCATAATTCCTAATGAAGAAATTAGATACATGTCAAAAGCATATGCTGATGTGATGGGTACCAAATACCAATCATCAATTTGGACAGTGTGTTGCAATTGACAAGATGGGTTGGTAGGGCAACATATGAAAAattactaaattgaaaaaaaaaatcattttgggtattttttctagaaaaaaatagcaaattatcataagtgaaaattaatttttgaaaaagtatgtagtttgataaaaattataggtaaaaaatatgattttatttaaaatataacagttaaaaaacatgatattttaaataaataattaaaataaactaacataaattttatgaatgaaaaagaaaagaaaagaaaagaaatgaatgaaatgGCACACCAAAATTTATATCATTGtaataaatttagttataattaaaaaaatcaacaataataaTGACTAGAGTGGATCATACACGTTGTCCATTGGTTTATTATATATAGTTGATTGGTTCTCTAAACTGTGTAGCTATTCTATGATTTCTTCTATGGTAAAAAAGAATGCTGTGAACTCCCTCCATTGTTTTCTGCACTTCCTTTCAGTATCCCTTCAGTAtactcttccttttctttctaatatctCCAGAGTTCAAAGAATGAAGCCTGTAAAAATCTCTGTATTTCATCTATATCTTGCCCTTCTAGGAAACCTGCAAAATTTGCACCTTAGCAACAAGAACACCAAGTGATCTTccaatgataataaatatatcttcTGAGGCCATGAGGAAATGACATACCTGTGCAATGATGCTATGGCAGGAAGCGTCGCAAGGATACGCACAGTCGATTAACTTGCTTATATTTCTACTAAAATACCAATCACCAACTGCTCCTGCAATAGTCTGTGAAACGTCCTCGAGATTTTACTTACAGTGCCAAAAAGTTTATGTTCTACAAGGTAGAATGAACTAAAGAGAGAGGGAAACATGAGACATTGCATGTCGAAATCGTTGCGGTAACCTTTACATAAAACATTGCCGGTTTTAGGATTTTCGATGATTCGAGTGATCCGGCCACAATTCTTGAGCAGATAAAACATGCCCTGGATTTAAAGCAAGTGCACTAAGATTTTTATAGAATGTAACAGGTGTAATGGAAGCGATGTACCTTATCCTGGATACTCGGAGACCCAAGTGCAAACCATGTTTCTTGTGTCTCACTTTGGCAATGAGCAAAGCATGAATTTATAAACATTCCCCCGCTTGTGGAATCCTTGAGAAATGAACTCAATGCTGCCAGCATATCACCCCTGAAGCCTGGATACAAGATGTTTCCATCACAAAGTAATTACCAATTAGATTATCTAATAGGAAAACACTAAGCTAAAAATCCAGGATGGCTGATGCCAGAGAAGAGACCAGCCTTGCAGTATGTCAAGCTGCTGTGGAGTACATGATGCTATGCTAAGCTTGCAACGCTTCCAGTCTCCATTCATGTCAGCAGAGGGTGGAACCAATGCATGATGGAACTGTTAAATTTTGCAGTTTCAATCATGCTTTGTTGTTATGAACTTACAAAAATAGATGGTGAATCTAAGATTCCTGTTCCTATGTGATTTCAGATTAATGAAGGCCGAAGAAAAAATTACTTGGTAAACATCATAGGCTGTGTTCAGGATGAAGAATGGTGTTGTCATGTAATTCAAGAAATACTGTGGAAACATGCACTGCACAAATACAAGACAAATGCCATAACCATCTCAGCCAGCAACAAGAAGCAGCAGCAAAAACAGACCGAAAAGTTAAACAGGAGGCCTCAATAAAGGAAATACCAGTTTTGGATTGTCAAGGAAACTAGTGCAGTTTTTATCCAGATTCTTTTCAATTCCCTGCAGCGAACAgttcaaaacataaacacaGCAAACGCAATGGAACACAGATTTCAGAAAGTTGCACCTGTAGAGAAACAAGGTTTTCAAAGAAGGTCCTCATGGTGTAGTTCAGAGTGATGTCTCTTCTGTGAGAACAAGAACAGGAGATacgaaaacataaataatagatagagagagaaatTATCCTGCACTTTCATATCAGAAAGAGCAAACTTACtcatccaaaaaaaatccaGCATCGCTCAAGCATTTCACACTGGTATTCGTCGGTAATGCCCGGTAAAAGTTTTCGCATTGGAGAAAGGATGATAAACCCCCAGCAGAGCAACCTGAAAGCAAAGCCTGGAGAAGAGACGGAATGATTGCTCGAAACTATAACCAAAGGACAACGGAAAATATCACATTTTCGCTTCTGGGATGATTTGAACCAGGAGACAATTAGtctattcaaaacaaaatattcaaaaagaGATTTTTACCTTGTCTGCATTCCCCAAACCTTTGGGGAGGAGATCAAGAATGATTGCTTCCCAAATCTTTTGTCCTCTGAAGTAAAGGACTGATGTCTGTTCCACAGTCATGCACACGAAGAAGGATGAGAGTTAATTAAACTCATGAACACTTGAGTCTTTTTCTAGTAAAGCACAGCACATAATAATAAATCACCGCCTCACTCATAGGATGTTTGCTCACAATTCCATCATCAGA belongs to Populus nigra chromosome 18, ddPopNigr1.1, whole genome shotgun sequence and includes:
- the LOC133678890 gene encoding pectin acetylesterase 9-like isoform X1, translating into MELAVTMLLILLNLASWCVLSEGRLLVDMTLVSDASSIGAFCLDGSLPAYHLHRGFGAGASNWLLQFEGGGWCNDIQSCLDRAKTKRGSSLYMNKLEDFNGILSNDALLNPDFYNWNRVKLRYCDGGSFSGDAKFDNGTSVLYFRGQKIWEAIILDLLPKGLGNADKFRAIIPSLLQALLSGCSAGGLSSFLQCENFYRALPTNTSVKCLSDAGFFLDERDITLNYTMRTFFENLVSLQGIEKNLDKNCTSFLDNPKLCMFPQYFLNYMTTPFFILNTAYDVYQFHHALVPPSADMNGDWKRCKLSIASCTPQQLDILQGFRGDMLAALSSFLKDSTSGGMFINSCFAHCQSETQETWFALGSPSIQDKTIAGAVGDWYFSRNISKLIDCAYPCDASCHSIIAQVS
- the LOC133678890 gene encoding pectin acetylesterase 9-like isoform X2; the protein is MELAVTMLLILLNLASWCVLSEGRLLVDMTLVSDASSIGAFCLDGSLPAYHLHRGFGAGASNWLLQFEGGGWCNDIQSCLDRAKTKRGSSLYMNKLEDFNGILSNDALLNPDFYNWNRVKLRYCDGGSFSGDAKFDNGTSVLYFRGQKIWEAIILDLLPKGLGNADKALLSGCSAGGLSSFLQCENFYRALPTNTSVKCLSDAGFFLDERDITLNYTMRTFFENLVSLQGIEKNLDKNCTSFLDNPKLCMFPQYFLNYMTTPFFILNTAYDVYQFHHALVPPSADMNGDWKRCKLSIASCTPQQLDILQGFRGDMLAALSSFLKDSTSGGMFINSCFAHCQSETQETWFALGSPSIQDKTIAGAVGDWYFSRNISKLIDCAYPCDASCHSIIAQVS
- the LOC133678890 gene encoding pectin acetylesterase 9-like isoform X3, translated to MELAVTMLLILLNLASWCVLSEGRLLVDMTLVSDASSIGAFCLDGSLPAYHLHRGFGAGASNWLLQFEGGGWCNDIQSCLDRAKTKRGSSLYMNKLEDFNGILSNDALLNPDFYNWNRVKLRYCDGGSFSGDAKFDNGTSVLYFRGQKIWEAIILDLLPKGLGNADKFRAIIPSLLQALLSGCSAGGLSSFLQCENFYRALPTNTSVKCLSDAGFFLDERDITLNYTMRTFFENLVSLQGIEKNLDKNCTSFLDNPKLCMFPQYFLNYMTTPFFILNTAYDVYQFHHALVPPSADMNGDWKRCKLSIASCTPQQLDILQGWLQG